In a genomic window of Infirmifilum sp. NZ:
- a CDS encoding transposase gives MPGSLEVATWGWENKRGGDRLVDVYRVWEVKASREVRLRLQRLYVRLSSAVKEACKVLKERHGEAFREEPEKFSEELIGEASRIAGLPKGLFWYAVEWRRMVAEARRKSRRRSRFTPPPVPLLVKVVNSGERLHGNTAAVAVLDASRGELRVPSASVAIRLKPSMVRAVLEDIERFGDVKLTLQLTAKGRLRLVAHRKVRRAWWDGDVKLAIVAVDVNSNHGLYVMAFAFDKDVRLVAQRVFKTPNTTLLRLLAAVMASYSKVKSWEQAVERFRQERGAEKLGRTGRGYAVEEALRLAERLRAKMNLTPERAERIARQALRKVKKVNEDWVRATLKELRDLVRRLRDQGYMVVLVADVPRAESLRGTKLQRTLLRVAERLENLALYEGAKWFQPESNISGKQCPVCGARGVELEKRYYRCTRCDVTYGRDWAACANAAKLFLKACKAEKNLEALSRWLRASKALVHGAPRNMAR, from the coding sequence GTGCCAGGCTCCCTGGAAGTGGCAACATGGGGCTGGGAGAACAAGAGGGGCGGCGATAGGCTCGTCGACGTCTACAGGGTCTGGGAGGTAAAGGCCAGCAGGGAGGTGAGGCTGAGGCTTCAGCGGCTCTATGTGAGGCTGTCGAGCGCGGTCAAGGAGGCGTGCAAGGTCCTCAAAGAGAGGCACGGCGAGGCCTTCAGGGAGGAGCCGGAGAAGTTCAGCGAAGAGCTGATCGGGGAGGCTTCGAGGATTGCTGGGCTGCCGAAGGGCCTTTTCTGGTACGCCGTGGAGTGGCGCAGGATGGTCGCGGAGGCCAGGAGGAAGTCGAGGAGGCGCAGCAGGTTCACCCCGCCTCCAGTGCCGCTACTGGTCAAGGTGGTCAACAGTGGCGAGAGGCTTCACGGCAACACTGCCGCTGTTGCGGTGCTCGACGCCTCCAGGGGCGAGCTACGCGTTCCCAGCGCTAGCGTCGCGATAAGGCTGAAGCCCTCAATGGTCAGGGCTGTGCTCGAGGACATCGAAAGGTTCGGCGACGTCAAGCTCACGTTGCAGCTCACCGCAAAGGGGAGACTGAGGCTGGTGGCTCACCGCAAGGTTAGGCGGGCGTGGTGGGACGGCGACGTCAAATTGGCCATCGTAGCGGTGGACGTGAACTCGAATCACGGGCTCTATGTGATGGCCTTCGCCTTCGACAAGGACGTGAGGCTGGTGGCTCAGCGCGTGTTTAAGACTCCCAACACGACGTTGCTGAGGCTCCTCGCGGCTGTCATGGCGAGCTACTCCAAGGTTAAGAGCTGGGAGCAGGCCGTTGAGAGGTTCAGACAGGAGAGAGGTGCCGAAAAGCTGGGGAGAACAGGGAGGGGCTACGCGGTGGAGGAGGCCTTGAGGCTGGCGGAGAGGCTCAGGGCGAAGATGAACCTAACGCCGGAGCGCGCCGAGAGGATTGCCAGGCAGGCCCTCAGGAAGGTGAAGAAGGTGAACGAGGACTGGGTCAGGGCAACCCTAAAGGAGCTGAGAGACCTGGTCAGGAGGCTTAGGGACCAAGGCTATATGGTCGTACTCGTCGCGGACGTGCCCAGGGCCGAGTCCCTCAGGGGAACGAAGCTCCAGCGAACACTGCTCAGGGTCGCGGAGAGGCTGGAGAACCTAGCGCTCTACGAGGGCGCCAAGTGGTTCCAGCCGGAGAGCAACATCAGCGGGAAGCAGTGCCCGGTCTGCGGAGCTCGGGGCGTAGAGCTGGAGAAGCGCTACTACCGATGCACCAGGTGCGACGTAACCTACGGCAGGGACTGGGCCGCTTGCGCCAACGCCGCCAAGCTCTTCCTAAAAGCCTGCAAAGCCGAGAAAAACCTCGAGGCGCTGAGCAGGTGGCTGCGCGCCTCCAAGGCACTGGTCCACGGAGCGCCGCGAAACATGGCGAGGTAG
- the lysS gene encoding lysine--tRNA ligase produces the protein MSGAHWLESVAKRVVSEYANSDLIVGNGGLSVSGLQHVGRLRGEITIVDTVLRLARKNGKETKHLLTLYTVDAWKGKEGQLRQFKDVEEARGYIGWPLYRVPDPHGCHSSWVDHYWEDFGSYLERFAEKVEVVTTKDLYERNEKMREFVLLSVTSLREKVISTINKYRGEKKLSRDAIPFQPICERCGRIDTTEALEVDPVNFRVRYVCKNCGHEGWQSLSAGKLNWRVEWVGVWYSLGVMFEPYGKDHATPGGSRDSCNDLATNVYGFKPPVGLAYEWVGYRVGGKDVGDMGSSDFIGFSPRQWVEVAEPEVLRFLYLLTPPMRRVVLSLEEVPNYYDAFDKAERVFYGLEEGDEDASKSYELALLGKPYPSPPFQLRYMNAMILSQVLPSRGEDVNEVIERLRETKQLTRELEPWELERMKTRIALAKRWLELYAPEHYKISIVEKPPMEELAKVLDERVARLLRDLSASLSALDRWDEEAIKNAMMSLKKDKEEERRFFQALYLLFFGRSSGPRIAPYLAMLNKDFVIRRLAEAYSLT, from the coding sequence ATGAGCGGTGCCCACTGGCTGGAGTCCGTGGCAAAGCGTGTTGTATCAGAGTATGCTAACAGCGATCTGATAGTCGGGAACGGTGGTCTATCGGTCTCGGGTCTACAGCATGTGGGTAGGCTTAGGGGAGAGATAACAATAGTCGATACTGTTCTGAGGCTTGCTAGGAAAAACGGCAAGGAGACAAAACACCTTTTGACTCTATATACTGTAGATGCTTGGAAGGGTAAAGAGGGGCAGCTGAGGCAGTTTAAGGACGTCGAGGAGGCGCGTGGATACATAGGGTGGCCGCTGTATAGGGTCCCAGACCCTCACGGATGTCACTCGAGCTGGGTCGATCACTACTGGGAGGACTTCGGCTCCTACCTTGAGCGGTTCGCGGAGAAAGTCGAGGTCGTCACGACGAAAGACCTTTACGAGAGGAACGAGAAGATGCGGGAGTTCGTGCTCTTATCTGTGACAAGTCTACGCGAGAAGGTTATCAGCACAATCAATAAGTATCGGGGGGAAAAGAAGCTCAGCAGAGACGCTATCCCCTTCCAGCCCATCTGCGAGCGATGCGGCCGCATTGATACGACGGAAGCCCTTGAAGTGGATCCTGTCAATTTCCGGGTTCGGTACGTGTGCAAGAACTGCGGGCATGAAGGCTGGCAGAGCCTCAGCGCCGGGAAGCTCAACTGGCGGGTTGAGTGGGTGGGAGTGTGGTACTCCCTTGGAGTAATGTTCGAGCCTTACGGAAAAGACCACGCCACCCCTGGTGGCTCAAGGGATAGCTGCAACGACCTTGCTACTAACGTGTACGGGTTCAAGCCGCCCGTAGGCCTGGCATACGAGTGGGTTGGGTACAGGGTTGGAGGAAAAGACGTAGGAGACATGGGTTCGAGCGACTTCATAGGTTTTTCCCCGAGGCAGTGGGTTGAGGTTGCTGAACCAGAGGTTCTGAGGTTCCTCTACCTCCTCACACCGCCTATGAGGCGGGTTGTCCTGAGCCTAGAGGAGGTTCCAAACTACTACGACGCCTTCGATAAGGCGGAACGCGTGTTCTACGGGCTGGAGGAGGGGGACGAAGACGCGTCAAAGAGCTATGAGCTGGCTTTGCTCGGAAAACCCTATCCAAGCCCCCCGTTCCAGCTACGTTACATGAACGCGATGATACTCTCGCAGGTTCTCCCAAGCAGAGGGGAGGATGTAAACGAGGTTATTGAGAGGCTAAGAGAGACAAAGCAGCTCACGCGTGAGCTGGAGCCCTGGGAGCTCGAGAGAATGAAGACCAGGATTGCGCTGGCTAAGAGGTGGCTCGAGCTTTACGCTCCGGAACACTACAAGATATCTATTGTGGAGAAGCCACCGATGGAGGAGTTGGCTAAAGTTCTGGATGAGCGTGTAGCGAGGCTTTTGAGAGATCTCTCAGCCTCCCTGAGTGCTCTAGACCGGTGGGATGAGGAGGCCATTAAAAATGCCATGATGTCGCTTAAGAAGGACAAGGAAGAGGAGAGGAGATTCTTTCAGGCACTTTACCTGCTGTTCTTCGGCAGAAGCAGTGGGCCAAGAATCGCCCCCTACCTCGCTATGCTTAATAAAGACTTCGTGATTAGGAGGTTAGCCGAAGCTTACTCGTTGACTTAG
- a CDS encoding type II secretion system F family protein: protein MSPLSLEAFTARFLQIAEPFRRYYERAGFSISFEAYVESIVKALVLAAASTFSVLLFVHSYIFKIAPVFAVPASLTLTLAVLLIFTGFMLYYPVYRAYSRRVSIEKDLPFTVAYMASLASSGMGLERLLERVAVYETNKDLRREFFLVLRDIKALGLDTVTALARLSARSPSAALSSFALALREAYITSGDLKSVLMHYAKLMLDEKTQRLRNLVNTLSMLAEVYTTMMVAAPLMFITMLIVMNILGGGVLGLSPDILILVLTFIVIPFSAVGIYVAIDGLMSRV, encoded by the coding sequence GTGAGTCCCCTGTCGCTTGAAGCCTTTACGGCTAGATTCCTGCAAATAGCGGAGCCTTTTAGGAGGTACTACGAGAGAGCGGGCTTCAGCATCTCCTTTGAAGCGTATGTTGAAAGCATCGTGAAAGCTCTTGTCCTCGCGGCTGCCTCAACGTTCTCGGTCCTCCTGTTCGTCCACTCCTACATCTTTAAAATCGCCCCGGTTTTCGCCGTGCCAGCCTCCCTCACCCTCACTTTAGCGGTTCTACTCATCTTCACGGGATTTATGCTGTACTACCCTGTCTACAGGGCATACTCAAGGCGCGTAAGCATCGAGAAAGACCTCCCGTTTACGGTGGCATACATGGCGTCGCTAGCGTCCTCAGGCATGGGTCTTGAAAGGCTCCTGGAGAGGGTTGCGGTCTATGAGACGAATAAGGATCTGCGCAGAGAGTTTTTCCTGGTGTTGAGGGATATCAAGGCTCTAGGCCTCGACACTGTCACCGCTCTAGCCAGGCTGTCAGCCCGATCACCGAGCGCAGCCCTCTCGTCCTTCGCTCTCGCCCTGAGAGAAGCATACATAACTAGCGGTGATTTGAAGAGCGTGCTGATGCACTACGCGAAGCTGATGCTGGACGAGAAAACCCAAAGGCTACGCAACCTCGTAAACACTCTGTCCATGCTTGCAGAGGTGTACACAACGATGATGGTTGCCGCGCCGCTGATGTTCATAACCATGTTGATCGTGATGAACATCCTCGGCGGGGGCGTTCTCGGCCTCTCTCCAGACATTCTGATCCTCGTGCTGACTTTCATAGTCATCCCGTTTTCCGCTGTTGGCATTTACGTAGCTATAGATGGATTGATGTCGCGGGTGTAG
- the udg gene encoding type-4 uracil-DNA glycosylase, giving the protein MQSSESTSECARVREELERVAEEIRKCSRCPLSTTRINAVPGEGDPCSRIVFIGEAPGSNEDQQGRPFVGSAGQLLNSLLHSIGVPRESVFITNVVKCRPPANRDPRDEEIQACLPYLVRQLELIKPRLIVTLGRHSTRTLLSLYGYRAESIMSIRGKVFKAESKWGQLTIYPTLHPAAALYNPRLKALLEEDFQRISTLIKSQASRGQSSLDMFFH; this is encoded by the coding sequence ATGCAGAGCTCAGAATCAACGAGTGAGTGTGCTAGAGTACGCGAGGAGCTCGAAAGAGTAGCTGAAGAGATAAGAAAGTGCTCGCGCTGCCCCCTTTCCACCACCAGGATTAACGCTGTACCCGGTGAAGGCGACCCGTGCAGCCGCATCGTCTTTATCGGTGAGGCTCCGGGCTCTAACGAAGACCAGCAAGGCCGGCCCTTCGTCGGCTCTGCAGGCCAGCTCCTAAACTCCCTACTCCACTCGATCGGCGTGCCACGAGAAAGCGTCTTCATAACCAACGTCGTGAAGTGCAGACCTCCAGCAAACCGGGATCCCCGCGACGAGGAAATACAGGCCTGCCTACCTTACCTCGTCAGGCAGCTGGAGCTCATAAAGCCGCGCCTAATAGTAACCCTTGGCAGGCACAGCACGAGAACGCTCCTAAGCTTGTACGGATACAGGGCTGAATCCATAATGTCTATAAGGGGGAAAGTCTTCAAGGCTGAATCGAAGTGGGGACAGCTAACAATCTACCCGACGTTGCACCCTGCTGCGGCTCTCTACAACCCACGCCTAAAAGCACTACTTGAAGAGGACTTCCAGCGCATTTCAACGCTGATTAAATCTCAGGCAAGCCGAGGTCAGAGCTCGCTAGACATGTTCTTCCATTAG
- a CDS encoding aconitase X catalytic domain-containing protein, with protein sequence MYLEPEEEKILNGEFGQGKALALKAVVKVGEALGAERLIRIKHAHVSGVSYKNIGDEGLEFLEELARSGARVSVPATMNPGGFDTALWPYMRVSADFVEKQNRIIKALSEIGVRPTLTCTPYLYEKVSYGDHIAWSESNAVLYANSVIGARTNRDGGPLALLEAISGRAPLAGLHLESNRRPQLIIDFEEVGSLVAERGLYHVAGLVVGRTAGDRVPLVRGLPLRRENVPEIKVFLAAVGAAGGTGLVLIEGISPERYEARDLERVPVDAKSLYETLEEYQGSPTESAVVVLGCPHLSLEEVMDVVSFFSDRGPARRRVILYTSREVYEAISGHVEKLRAKNLYVFADTCMVVSPLSMYAGREVVTDSGKAAFYLKAQGYKVVLKSRREALEYAAGGGG encoded by the coding sequence GTGTACCTGGAGCCTGAAGAGGAGAAGATTCTGAACGGTGAGTTCGGGCAGGGTAAGGCCCTTGCGCTCAAGGCTGTCGTCAAGGTGGGTGAGGCGCTGGGGGCTGAGCGCCTAATTAGGATTAAGCACGCCCATGTGTCGGGGGTTTCCTACAAGAACATCGGAGACGAGGGGTTAGAATTCCTCGAGGAGCTTGCTCGGAGTGGCGCGCGGGTAAGCGTCCCGGCGACGATGAACCCGGGGGGTTTCGACACGGCGCTTTGGCCGTACATGAGAGTTTCTGCAGACTTCGTCGAGAAGCAGAACAGAATAATCAAGGCTCTATCCGAGATCGGCGTTAGGCCCACTCTCACCTGCACTCCTTACCTGTACGAAAAGGTGAGCTACGGGGATCACATAGCGTGGTCTGAGAGCAACGCGGTGCTCTACGCCAACAGCGTTATCGGAGCTAGGACAAACAGGGACGGGGGCCCGCTCGCCCTCCTCGAGGCCATATCTGGGAGAGCCCCCCTTGCTGGCCTTCACCTGGAGTCGAACAGGAGACCCCAGCTCATAATAGACTTCGAAGAAGTGGGATCGCTTGTAGCTGAGAGAGGGCTCTACCACGTTGCAGGCCTCGTAGTGGGCAGGACTGCTGGCGATAGGGTGCCGCTGGTTAGGGGCTTACCGCTGAGGCGGGAGAACGTGCCAGAGATAAAGGTGTTTTTGGCGGCTGTTGGAGCAGCGGGTGGGACGGGGCTTGTTCTGATCGAAGGCATCTCCCCTGAGCGCTACGAGGCACGTGACTTGGAGAGGGTGCCTGTGGACGCGAAGTCTTTGTATGAGACTCTCGAAGAGTACCAGGGGAGCCCTACCGAAAGTGCGGTGGTGGTGCTTGGCTGCCCTCACTTATCTCTCGAAGAAGTTATGGACGTAGTTAGCTTCTTCTCTGATAGAGGGCCGGCAAGGCGAAGAGTAATACTTTACACAAGCAGAGAAGTGTATGAAGCGATTAGCGGGCACGTTGAGAAGCTCAGGGCAAAGAACCTGTACGTTTTCGCGGATACATGCATGGTTGTTTCACCCCTCTCCATGTACGCGGGGAGAGAGGTTGTGACGGACTCAGGTAAGGCGGCCTTCTACCTGAAGGCGCAAGGCTATAAGGTCGTTTTGAAGTCCCGCAGAGAAGCGCTGGAGTATGCTGCAGGTGGTGGCGGATGA
- a CDS encoding type II secretion system F family protein, protein MPYFMLDSRRTAVLLSLGLALAAIPIAYVLVGLRYELLSSLKLVGGALIVVTSTRVNVLLLTALILVFLPYAIVDTLNRMYISRITSILPHFFKSVAEAVRSGLTLHEALRSVAETVPGPLSSEIKKALVEVELGEPLNIALRRIPVRVRDLNVEKAVTILVTANESGGRVIDVLESAADIFAALKTYEDEKSTTINPHVITVYISTIIYLVLALTILYVFVIPLGALQRTGGFFGALDPPLYETIMLYSGAITALSGGLIVGKMKHGRASAGLIHSAVQLSIVSAGFLLAGMYLTPLTVVGSP, encoded by the coding sequence ATGCCTTACTTCATGCTCGACTCTAGGCGCACGGCGGTCCTACTATCCCTCGGGCTCGCGCTGGCCGCAATTCCGATCGCGTATGTACTAGTGGGGCTACGCTACGAGCTTCTTTCGAGCTTGAAGCTGGTAGGCGGTGCACTGATAGTGGTGACGTCTACGCGCGTTAACGTGCTACTGCTCACCGCGCTGATCCTGGTATTCCTCCCCTACGCTATTGTGGACACCCTTAACAGGATGTACATATCAAGGATAACGAGCATACTCCCGCACTTCTTCAAGTCCGTAGCGGAAGCCGTTAGGTCTGGTTTAACGCTACACGAGGCCCTGCGGTCGGTCGCGGAGACGGTTCCAGGCCCGCTCAGCTCCGAGATCAAGAAGGCGCTCGTAGAGGTGGAGCTGGGAGAGCCCCTAAACATTGCTCTTAGAAGGATACCTGTGAGGGTCAGAGACTTAAACGTTGAGAAAGCTGTGACCATACTGGTAACGGCTAACGAGAGCGGTGGCAGGGTAATCGACGTTCTCGAGTCTGCCGCCGACATCTTCGCGGCTTTAAAAACCTACGAGGATGAGAAGTCCACCACGATAAACCCACACGTGATAACGGTTTACATATCAACGATAATTTACCTCGTCTTAGCGCTGACAATACTCTACGTATTCGTGATACCCCTAGGCGCGCTGCAGAGAACAGGAGGCTTCTTCGGGGCCCTCGACCCACCACTCTACGAGACCATAATGCTGTACTCCGGTGCGATAACAGCCCTGTCCGGAGGGTTAATTGTAGGCAAGATGAAGCACGGGAGGGCTTCCGCGGGGTTAATCCACTCGGCGGTGCAGCTCTCAATCGTTTCCGCCGGTTTTCTTCTCGCAGGAATGTACCTGACCCCCCTCACAGTCGTAGGCTCACCGTGA
- a CDS encoding aconitase X swivel domain-containing protein, whose protein sequence is MRVVGRPVSEGIGRGEVLVSEEPITFFGGVDPATSEVVEPSHPLKGVKLAGKVLVFPHSKGSTVGSYILLRLAKRGLAPAGIVTVKPDEVVIIGCIIAGIPSMTGISEEALGEIPSGALGELRVGRDHAELRINE, encoded by the coding sequence ATGAGAGTTGTGGGGCGCCCTGTTTCGGAGGGGATAGGGAGGGGCGAGGTGCTCGTCTCAGAGGAGCCTATAACCTTCTTCGGCGGCGTCGATCCGGCAACCTCTGAGGTCGTCGAGCCCTCACACCCTCTCAAGGGGGTGAAGCTTGCTGGCAAGGTGCTGGTCTTCCCTCACTCGAAGGGTAGCACGGTTGGCTCCTACATCCTGCTCAGGTTAGCCAAGCGCGGCCTAGCTCCAGCAGGCATCGTCACGGTTAAGCCCGACGAAGTTGTGATAATAGGGTGCATAATAGCCGGCATTCCGTCCATGACCGGCATAAGTGAGGAGGCTCTGGGCGAGATACCCTCGGGAGCGCTAGGAGAACTGCGCGTGGGGCGGGATCATGCAGAGCTCAGAATCAACGAGTGA
- a CDS encoding cytochrome c biogenesis CcdA family protein, whose protein sequence is MKRRKSWMIAKRILSLPLVFLIALSSLLLIADSEHWSSSVVSFDRFNILSVAVSQDGSFVAVAYGDNRYYQRFVDVYASNLSLVYRLQLNSFSDVSPIFLDNSTLVVTEFVKNAEVPYSYVHLVDIIRKIHLQSPRVPGTDLSGVRKAVVAGSTLYILTGKYLVGFTLDLSRRTYLKSFVNTGLQVLPLGDSVVALSVETLCHICLMQNEKVITLITPRGESSYTICHALSLVRLPTGNMGIVYDNSTVEEITLSGAGIKPLRKLKLPLPLQGVSEPSYRLLYSLALNGLEVRLSVYSFADRALRELQIPLPYSKGDQIGLRVYDDGTYLAWDNDIVVLGNLSGITGIVNAGFIVRDAHYTNGKLYVVGDTNLAIFQRAPASSSYTLTFEVVPEQGGSIGNLTVIVNGATVGCFAGCFNLTLPSGFYNVTITTPGYVAVTVPVNLTSNARYTVVLQRVKCPLIVYASSTTGGQPEIIVYRGNASLARGVGYLEVLLPEGNYTVVVSYGNFTQTRTVSLRGRTEIRIIVNSTYTQQGLNASEPNTPVEGNSSITAVVYGEETCPDCRQTRELLSRAVERLVFKDISNQTFLAEYNYLYQLALREFPRVVPLTLVFKGERLLAVVVGPQDEASWIKILSLNPGNATLVVTYQGEWVYRSFNSTEAYRIALQEAPPPSPTPTTKTSELLPTILALAAADSINPCTLMVFAALIMAVMGISGRRKAVSASVAFISAVYVCYLLLGLGLIRFMSLFSWLKYFVAMVTVVAGAYAVIQSTFTWQEGCRDEHAGQKAYSSNIRRYFDLISQKLNSASQLFLTRAQKGSIVAAFLAGAAVSFTLLPCSSGPYIVATYMLAGESPAVALLLLLLYNFVFVLPLVAIAAGTIIGGRLLLMVDAVTVHLNALRRWTELALGLLLILLGIYIVLFR, encoded by the coding sequence GTGAAAAGAAGGAAGAGCTGGATGATCGCGAAAAGGATCCTGAGTCTTCCTCTAGTTTTTCTTATTGCACTGTCCAGCCTCTTGCTGATTGCTGATTCAGAGCACTGGTCTTCGTCGGTGGTCTCGTTTGACCGGTTTAACATACTCTCAGTTGCGGTAAGCCAGGATGGCAGTTTTGTAGCCGTGGCTTACGGAGACAACAGGTACTACCAGCGCTTTGTCGACGTTTACGCGTCGAATCTATCGCTGGTTTACAGGCTCCAGCTCAACAGCTTCTCCGATGTATCCCCCATATTTCTGGATAACTCGACACTAGTGGTAACCGAGTTCGTGAAAAACGCCGAGGTTCCTTACTCTTATGTCCACCTCGTCGACATCATTAGGAAAATACATCTTCAGTCCCCTAGGGTTCCCGGCACCGATCTGAGCGGCGTTAGGAAAGCCGTTGTAGCAGGGTCGACACTGTACATACTGACGGGCAAGTACCTAGTGGGATTTACTCTGGACCTGAGCCGTAGAACGTACCTGAAATCCTTTGTTAACACTGGTTTACAGGTGCTGCCGCTGGGTGACAGCGTGGTCGCGCTGTCTGTAGAGACTTTGTGCCACATTTGCCTCATGCAAAACGAGAAAGTAATCACTCTGATTACGCCGCGAGGTGAGAGCTCCTACACGATCTGTCATGCTCTCTCGCTAGTAAGGCTACCCACAGGCAACATGGGCATCGTCTACGACAACTCGACCGTTGAGGAAATCACACTATCAGGAGCAGGCATCAAGCCACTTAGAAAACTCAAACTACCTTTACCGCTACAGGGGGTTTCCGAGCCTAGCTACAGGCTCCTGTACTCGCTCGCCCTCAACGGCCTAGAGGTGAGGCTCTCCGTATACAGCTTCGCAGATAGGGCTCTAAGGGAGCTTCAGATTCCGTTGCCCTACTCGAAGGGCGATCAGATCGGTCTAAGGGTGTACGATGACGGAACCTATCTCGCGTGGGACAATGATATCGTCGTGCTGGGTAACCTCAGCGGGATAACGGGTATCGTTAATGCTGGTTTCATTGTCAGAGACGCTCACTACACTAACGGGAAATTATACGTTGTAGGTGATACCAATCTGGCGATTTTCCAAAGAGCCCCAGCGAGTAGTAGCTATACTCTGACCTTTGAGGTAGTCCCCGAGCAAGGAGGGAGTATCGGCAACCTCACCGTGATCGTGAACGGTGCAACGGTAGGCTGTTTTGCAGGATGCTTCAACTTGACTTTACCCAGCGGATTTTACAACGTCACAATCACAACTCCAGGATACGTGGCTGTAACAGTCCCGGTGAACCTAACCAGCAACGCGAGGTACACGGTAGTGCTGCAAAGGGTGAAGTGCCCCCTCATCGTCTACGCGTCATCGACGACCGGTGGCCAGCCCGAGATTATCGTCTACAGAGGGAATGCGAGCCTGGCTCGTGGCGTAGGGTACCTCGAAGTGCTACTTCCGGAGGGTAATTACACCGTAGTTGTATCCTACGGCAACTTTACTCAAACCAGAACTGTCAGCCTTCGTGGCAGAACAGAGATAAGAATCATAGTAAACAGCACTTACACTCAGCAGGGCCTCAATGCCTCAGAACCTAACACCCCGGTCGAGGGAAATTCCAGCATTACGGCCGTCGTGTACGGAGAGGAGACGTGCCCCGACTGCAGGCAGACGAGAGAGTTGCTCAGCAGAGCTGTAGAACGTTTAGTCTTCAAGGATATCTCCAACCAAACGTTCCTTGCGGAGTACAACTACCTGTACCAGCTTGCCCTAAGAGAGTTCCCCAGGGTAGTCCCCCTGACGCTCGTGTTTAAGGGAGAACGGTTGCTTGCTGTCGTTGTTGGTCCCCAGGACGAGGCAAGCTGGATCAAAATCCTGAGCTTAAACCCGGGCAATGCCACGTTAGTGGTCACCTACCAGGGTGAGTGGGTGTACCGCTCATTCAACTCGACCGAAGCGTACAGGATTGCCCTGCAGGAGGCCCCACCTCCAAGCCCCACTCCAACAACAAAGACCAGCGAGCTTCTGCCTACGATCCTAGCCTTAGCGGCTGCGGACTCCATTAACCCCTGCACTCTCATGGTGTTCGCGGCTTTGATCATGGCCGTCATGGGGATAAGCGGGAGGAGGAAGGCTGTGTCGGCCTCCGTCGCGTTCATTTCGGCGGTGTACGTCTGCTACCTACTCTTAGGATTAGGGTTGATAAGGTTCATGTCTCTCTTCAGCTGGCTGAAGTACTTCGTTGCTATGGTTACAGTGGTGGCAGGTGCTTACGCGGTGATCCAGTCGACTTTCACGTGGCAGGAGGGCTGCAGAGACGAGCATGCAGGGCAGAAAGCCTATTCCTCCAACATTCGCCGATACTTCGACCTTATCTCCCAGAAACTCAACAGCGCGTCGCAGCTATTTCTCACAAGGGCTCAGAAGGGTAGTATTGTCGCTGCGTTCCTCGCCGGAGCTGCTGTGAGCTTTACGCTTCTACCCTGCAGTAGCGGACCATACATCGTAGCTACCTACATGCTCGCAGGCGAGAGCCCTGCGGTTGCACTCCTCCTTCTACTGCTTTACAACTTCGTCTTCGTCCTACCCCTCGTTGCCATAGCGGCGGGCACGATTATCGGCGGGAGGCTACTCTTAATGGTCGATGCAGTCACAGTGCATTTGAATGCTTTGAGGAGGTGGACCGAGCTTGCACTCGGCCTGCTCCTGATCTTGCTGGGGATTTATATAGTGCTTTTCCGCTGA